Genomic segment of SAR324 cluster bacterium:
CCCGGTGCAACATCCAGGGGAGAACGTACTGAGATCCCAGCCAGATGAATAACGGTAGACCAAGACCAATCAACACCAGGCGAAACACATCAAGGCTCGATGTTTCGAGAACTTCTCCTCCCAACATCGGGGTCACCAGAATCATCAGCACCGCCGCAATATCCTGAAAAATGAGAACTCCCAGGGCTAGACGTCCCTGCATTGTCTCCATCTCCCCGCGTTCCTGGTAAAGCTTCAGCACAATGGCGGTGCTAGACAACGATAACAGCATCCCAAGAAACCAAGCCTGCGTGGCTGCCCATCCCAGTAGGTAGTGCGTCACGGCAAAGGTTCCCAACATCGTCAGGCCGACTTGTAGTGTCCCACCGATCAGGACGAGTGTGCGAATCTGCCAGAGCTTCTTCAGGGAGAACTCAATTCCGATTGAGAAAAGCAGCAGGATGACACCAATCTCTGCCATCACTTCGACCAGATGTACCTCGTGAATCAGCCCGAAGCTTCTGGGACCAACCAGCATCCCGGTAACTAGCAAACCTACCAGAATCGGCAGCTTCACCTGTCGGCAGCCGTAGATCACCACCACCGACAGACTGAAAATGATCACTAGATCTCGCAACAGCGGAATTTCCATCCCGAAACAGCCAAAAAATGTTGGAAAAGAGAAGGAAGAAGCTCTTGCTCAGAGCCCCTTGCGATGCCTAGGAAACGCGAACGGACTGCGCTACAGCAGTGTAGACTTTGGCTTGTGAGCCTGTGCTCGCTGGAGCAGTTGTTGGGTTTGCTGAGAAGCCTGTTCCAGCAAGGAGGATTGATCTAGGGTTTGCAAGACATGATCTTCAAGCAGGATCTTCCCATTGACCATGACCGTGCAGACATCTGAAGCCTGAGCAGAGTAGACAAGCAGTGCAATCGGGTCATGGCGTGGAGCCAGATGCGGTTGGGATGTGTTGATCATGATCAGGTCTGCCTGCTTGCCAACTTCCAGCGATCCAATCTGGTGATCCAATCCCAAGGCCTGAGCACCGCGGATCGTAGCCATTCTTAGGACCTCTGAAGCAGGGAGAGCCTTGGCATCGTGATTTCTCCACTTCTGGAGCAAGGCTGCCAAGTGCATTTCCTCAAACAGGTTGAGATTGTTATTGCTGGCAGCTCCATCCGTTCCCAAGCAAACATTTACTCCCTGATGCATCAGAGACTGGATGGGAGCAATGCCATTGGCGAGCTTGAGGTTACTACTCGGATTGTGGGCAATGCTCACCTTGCCTTCCCGTAGCAAGCGCTGATCCTGCTCATCAACATAGATTCCATGCGCCGCTACTACCGGAACCTCAAAACAATCGAGATCAGCCAGCAGTTGAACAGGGGTTTTGCCATGCTGCTGTCGACAGTTCTCCACCTCTTGTTCTGTTTCACAGAGATGCGTGTGCCACCCACATTGTAGCCGCAAGGATTCCTGCAGAATTTCACGCAAGTAACCCGGACTGCAGAGATAGATTGAGTGAGGGGCTATTGCAACACGAATCCGGCCTTCTGCTTGGCCATCCCAGTTTCGATGCAGGTCAACCGCATCACGGAGTATTTGTTCGCCCTGACCAGCATTATCGAATAATGTTTCACAGAGGCAGGCTCTTAAGCCAGCAGCTTCCACCTCTTCAGCAACCTGATCCATATGGAAATACATATCATGAAAACAGGTTGTCCCACCTCTGATCAATTCTGCCAGACCTAGACGGGCACCGATTCGCACGTCCTCTAGAGCCAGGTGATCTTCCAGCGGCTTGATCCGTTCCATCAACCAGGGCCAGAAGTCCAGATCGTCCGCATAGTTGCGCATCAGCGTCATCGACAAATGCGTGTGGCTATTGATTAACCCAGGCAGCACAATGCGGTCTTGTCCTTCAAGAATTCGGTCAGGTACAAAGCCTTCTGGGATTTCACCAATCGCAGCGATTTTATCATCGACAATCGCTAGGTCGGCCTGTTCCAACACCTCGTCTTTCTCGTTGACGGTGACCAGAGTGGTTTGTCGTATTAGTAGCTTCATGAATTGCTCAGACTTGCCAGTTTGCCAGATAATCCTGCTGCTCTTGGGTCAGCGTATCAATCGAAACTCCTGCTGCTTTTAGTTTCAAACGGGCCACCTGCTCATCAATCTCCGTGGGTACCGGATGACAATCTATGGCCAGCCTACCCGACTGCTGCACCACATAGCGTGCGGAAAGAGCCTGCAAGGCAAAGCTGGTGTCCATGATTTCCGCTGGGTGACCATCTCCACAAGCAATATTGACGATGTTTCCACCTCCCAGCAGATTCAGCCAATTTCCGTTGGAGAGATGGAATCCTTCAATGTTGGTACGTAACTCTCGACGCTCTGTCGACATTTCCGCCAAGCTCTCCACATCAATTTCTTCCCAGAAATGACCAGCATTGGCTAATAGGACGTTGTTCTTCAGCAAGGAGAAGTGTTCCCTGCGCAAGGCGTGACGCCCTCCGGTAACAGTCAACACTACATCAGCGATTGGGCAGGCTTCTCTGAGTGGCAAGACTCGACAGCCATTCATCATGGCATCGGCTGCCTTGACCGGATCAATCTCACAAACCACTACGTTTGCACCTAATCCTTGGGCCCGCAGTGCACATCCTTTCCCGCACCAGCCATAACCGATGATCACTACTGTTTTGCCAGCCAATACCAGGTTGGTGGAGCGCATCACTGCATCCCAGGCTGACTGCCCCGTGCCGTGTACATTATCGAAGAGGTACTTGCAACGTGCATCGTTGACCAGCATTACTGGAAAACGTAGTTGTCCAGCCTTGGCGCGTGCTCTGGCACGGAGTACTCCAGAAGTTGTTTCTTCACAAGCTCCAAGCATCTGTTCTCCATGTTGCCGCTGCGACTCATGGAGTAGCTCGACTAGATCTCCTCCATCGTCAATCACTACATGCGGTTGTAGTTCCAGCGCAATGCTCATGTACCGGCGCATCTCCTCCGGACTAGCACCATGACGAGCATAAACATGCAGTCCCTCTGCAGCAAGTGCGGCCACCACATCGTCTTTAGTTGATTCAGGATTACTACCTGTAACGGAAACCGTTGCCCCACCGGCTCGAAGTACCAGTGCCAGGTAGGCGGTCTTGGCTTCCAGGTGAATACAGACCGTTACCCGCTTGCCCGCAAAAGGTCGTTCCTGCGCAAATTGATCCTCTAACTGATTCAGGATCGGCATGTTGCGTCGTACCCACTCAATCTTTTGATAACCCTGACTGGCCAATTCTGGCGAAGAGATGATGTTGGACTGCATAATGATTTTTAATATATTTATTCAATCAGAAATATAAGTAGTATTTTTGCCTTTTCCAAGGCCTGCAAAATGTTGAATGATTCCAGTTTGTGACTTGTCTTTTCAGTGCTTCCTTTACATATTTGTGCAGTTTTGCGCATTTTTGTTCGCTATCCAATCCCAGGTAGAGCCCCGCATGCCCAACTTCATCTCACTGGTCGATTTACTACCACTGATTCCGGAACTGATCCTATTTCTGACCTTGGTGGTGGCGATGTTGGCAGATCTCTTTGTTCCGTCCAACCGCCGCAACGACGTACTCGTCAGCGTTTCGCTGGGAGGGATCGTGCTGACCATGCTTGCTGAGTTGCAGTTGTACGGCGCTGGTTACACAGGTTTCTACGGCACCGTGGTAGCAGATAACTTCTCGATCTTGCTGGAACTGGTGTACCTGCTAATCGGACTGATGACCATCCTGCTCTCACGGCACTATATCACCGAGAACGAGATGAACTTCGGTGAATACTACATCCTACTGTTGAGCGCGTTGATTGGGATGATGCTGATGTCTTCAAGTCTCGAGTTGCTGGTGATCTTCATCGGGCTCGAAATCATGTCGATTTCCAGCTATATCCTGGTTGGCATGAAACGCAAGGTGCCTGAATCAGGCGAGGCTGCGCTAAAGTACCTGCTGTTGGGCGCTTTCTCCACCGGATTTCTGCTGTACGGTATCTCACTGCTCTATGGCGCAACTGGAAGTACCTACCTCCCAGATATGCTGCAGCAACTACGCCTGGGGGCTGTGGAGACTCCGCTGGCTCTTGCAGGTATTGCACTGCTGACCATCGGCCTGAGTTTCAAGGTGGCGATCGTTCCTTTCCACATGTGGACACCGGATGTCTACAGTGGCGCACCAACACCGGTCACCGGGTTCATGTCTGCGGCTGCCAAAGCAGCAGGGTTTGCAATCATGATCCGAATCTTGCTGGTTGGAATTCCCTTGGAGCAAGTTGAGGGCTGGGAAACTATCCTTGGTTGGCTTGCCATGCTCACGATGACCATCGGCAATCTGGTCGCTTTACAGCAACAAAACGTGAAGCGCATGCTGGCCTATTCTTCTATTGCACATGCTGGGTACATGATGGTAGCCATTGCTGTAGGCACAACTGCTGCGATTGGTAGCGTTCTCTTTTACGTGCTGGCTTATGCGGTGGTCAGCACTGGTGCTTTTGGCATTCTGGCTATTCGCAATCGTGGACGGATTCTGGAGACTTACGAAGACCTGCACGGCTATGCGCGAACCAACCCGATGCTTGCACTGGGTATGAGCTTGATGATGCTCTCACTGATCGGCTTGCCCCTGACGGGTGGCTTTGTTGGTAAACTACGGATCTTCGGAGCTGCACTGGAAGCCGATTGGATTCTACTAACGGTCGTTGCGGTTCTCAACAGTGCACTTTCGGTTTACTATTACCTGCAAGTCATCGCCTGCATGTATCTGAAGGCAGGCGAAGAAACCTCTACAGTTGTAGAAACTCCACCACGACTGGCTTCTTTCGGAGTCGGTTTGACCGTCTTCGCTACGCTGTACTTGGGGATCTTCCCTGATGAATTTCTCCTACTCATCAACGAGTCCGTGAGGTCTCTGCTATGAGGTGCCTATGCCAATCAGAGGTCGATATCTTGCATACGGTGCCCATCATCCCAAGGGATTTAGCCTGATTGAGGTGATGATCGTTGTTGCGATCAGCGGCATTCTTGCAACCCTGGCTTATCCCAGCCTGGAAGGCTATCTGCAACGAGCCAAGCAAAGCGAAGTCAAGACTAACTTGGCGGCAATCCATACGGCAGAAAAGCTCTATCATGCCAGTAATGGGAGCTACACCGATGACTTCGCAGCTCTTGGAGTCGGCATTGCGGACGATGCCATTTACAGCTACGGCATCACGGCCACCGCCAGTACCTTCACCGCCACTGCAACTGCCAACCTGGATGACGATGCAACTGAAGACACCTGGACCATCAACCAAGACAAGCAATTGGTACAAACTACAGACGACCTCACTGACTAATTTTTTATTTCTCCTATTACTATCGCTACTACTCTCTGGCTGTCTGGCAAAAACCGTCTACTACTCTGACCCGCCCAATTCCGAAGCACTACTGCGCACATCTGCCTTCTCGCTGGAACGTTTTACAGGACGTCAAGCTGGTTTGTTTCGTGATATATTTATTCAAGAAGTCTATCGAATCCCTAATTTCGACTATCTGGATGAAGTAAGCCAGACACAACGCGAATACACCGCCCTGGTTGCTGCAGAGGTTGAAATTTTTTCTGTCCGTGATGAAGAAGAGACTCGCGGGAACACCCGAATTAATCTACGACCGCGCAATGTGATGATCCAGGAGCCTGGTCAAGAGATTGCGATCCCTCGACAGGCTTTTGAATTTGAAGAAATTCCTTTCAGTGAACGGGTGATGCACCGCACTTTGGATTTGGAGATTCGCTTCTCTTTTCTGAACGCTGGGAGCCGACAAGAGTTATATCAGGGAAATGAAAAGATCTCTTTTCAGCAGAGCTACGTAGGAGAGGCAGAGATTCTGGCGATGCCTCCTGCTGATAGTGAAATGATGAGGCTTGGGCGCTTGCTTGTGCAGCGTATGCTGGATCGTCTAAATCCTGTGCAAAAAAATCGCACTCTCGAGCTAGAAGTCGGCACCTCTCCCCTGCCTTGGAGCGGTGACACCGTGGACTTGGGGCATCCAAGAATCCTGCAGGCTAACCGCTATGCTGTCAGTGGAGATTATGACCGAGCGCTGAAAGGCTGGAGTTACGTAGTCTTTGAGCCTGTATCCTTTGGTGAATCTGAACGCTTCACCTTCGGTAACGAGCTCTACACGCGACTACGCCAAGCAAGATTGCCTCAAAACACACTCAAAGCTCTATTGCGCTTGTATGGAAAATCCTATTCACTGAAAGAGATAGACCCTGTACTGATCGCCCTGCTAGAACGTCAGGACTTTCAGCGCTACAGTGCAATCATCAAGTTCTACGCCCGTACCTCGCGGCCTCAAGATGGCCAGAATCTAACCGCTGCACACTTCAATCTGGGCTCTGTGTATCGATTGCAGCAACGGTGGTCATTGGCAGCTTATCATTTTGCGCAAGCCAACGCCTATCAGCCAGGAATCAAGTATGCGCAAGCCTGGACCGATATGCAGATAGCTGCTGGCAGCTACAATCCGCTAGACAATCTAGCAGAAAATACTATCGAAGCCGCAGGGACTACATCACCACCTGAAGATGCCTTGGTGCAGCCTCGTGCTGCTAGTGCTATCATTCAGTCTGTCAGCCAACCTGCGGAAATGGAGCCCACTCGTATTGAACCAGTGGAACTGCCGTTTCTCTCTGAAGATCCTGAATTTGGTTTGGAAATCAATTGAATCATCCAAGGAGGAATATGCGTTACCTGATCCTGTTACTGATTGTGACTCTATGTACAAATTTTACGGCATTGGCACGCGAAATCACAGTGACTGGAGTGGCAACGATCTATGACGAAAATATTGGTGGTGCACGGACTCAGGCCTTGAAGAACGCACAGCGTGAGGCTGTTGAACAAGGTGTTGGAGCCTACGTTGATGCGACTACACTGACCCAGAATTTTGAGGTCATCCGTGATGAAATCTTCAGTGCCAGCCAAGGATTCATCAGGGAGTTTCAAGTCTTGCGAGAAGGTCGCTCCAGTGGAGGTTCCGCCTACGAAGTAGTGATCCGAGCAGATGTCCAGGACAGCCGAATTGTCGATACTCTGACAGCACTCCGGGTGTTGCACCAGAAGATGGGCAACAAGCGAGTGATGATCGTGTATGCGCCAACCGATCCGAATGCTTTACCCCGCGACATTGGGCCTGTTAGCACAACCTTGTCTGTGATTCGGGATGAATTCAACCGCATGGGTTTTCGTGTTTTCAATGAGCAGGCAATGGAAGAGGTCTACCGGACGATTGAACAAGCTGCATTGGTAGATCGCCCAGTAGACAACCTGATTGCCCTGGCGTTGGATCAGCAGGCGGAAATCCTCGTACGCTTCGAACTAGTCGGTGGCAAACGAGATCAACGTGGTGGTGTTTTCTATGCGACCAAGGCTACCGTGAGACTCAGTGTCTATGATGCCAACACAGGCCGACAAATCGCTGATGTAGTCACCTATGGCAAGGAACTTTCCGCTAACCGGCCTGGTTCCTACGACTGGTTCAACATGCTGGGCAAGGCAGGCACTCGGGCTGGTAAAGATGCTGCTCAGGAAGCTATTGATCGAGTACTGTCCTACTACCAGAGCATTGGCGATATCGGCAACGCCTATCTGCTGGTCTTCCGAAATTACAGCATCGAGGAAGAAGATATGATCCTCGACTATCTTGAAAACACTCCGGGATACCAGCAACTCAGCGAACTCAAAAACACGAATCGCTACATTGAGATCGAGCTGTTCTCTTCTGAGGACAAAAGCCGTCTGCGACGTCAGATGCGCCGTGATCTACAAGAGAAAAATATTCCTCTGGTAGCCCAAGAAGCTACGGGTAACCGCATCGTCTTCCTCAATCCTCGAGCCCCCGCCATCGAAGAAGTAGCTGCACCAGAGCAGTTGGAAGTACCCCAGTAGCTCACCCTATCTTCATTTTGATCGATTCCCTTCTGAATAAGGCGGCAGGGATTTTAGTTTGCAACATCAATCCAGTCCGCCTAATTTTTCCCTCATTACCTACAAACTTTACTTAACGGACTTCTCTATGTTCGGTCACCCCCTTTTCTTAGACTTTCTGGAGAACTCATGAGCCAATTTGATGTCGTTGTGATTGGCGCAGGACCTGGTGGCTATGTCGCTGCAATTCGTTCATCGCAGCTCGGACTGAAAACCGCCCTGATTGAAAAATCACCCACCCTTGGGGGAACCTGCCTCAACGTGGGCTGCATTCCTTCCAAGGCCCTTCTCGATTCAACCGAGCACTACTACAACGCAAAAAATCACTTTGCGACCCATGGGATCGATGTTTCAGGACTGAGCCTCAACTGGGACAACATGAAGAAGCGCAAAGACGAGGTAGTTTCTCAGACTTGCGATGGTGTTATGTATCTGATGAATAAGAACCAAATCGAGGTGTACCAAGGCCATGGCAGCTTTGTGAATGCCAATACAATTCAAGTTCGCAAGGCAGATGGCAGTACAGAAAATATTCAGACGAAAAATACCATCATTGCCACTGGTTCTGAGCCTTCTTCACTGCCCAATGTACCAATCGACGGTAAACGTATTATCACCTCCACTGAGGCGTTGTCCTTGTCCAGTGTCCCGGAAACCATGCTAGTGATTGGTGGAGGAATCATCGGTTTGGAAATGGGCTCTGTCTACGCTCGCATGGGTACCCAGGTCGCTGTAATTGAATTCATGGATCGTCTGATTCCCACCATGGATCTCTCATTAGGTAAGGAAATGCAGAGAATTCTGCGTAAGCTTGGCATCAAGTTTCACCTGAGCCATGCTGTCCAGCAGGCTGTTGCCAGTGATGACAAGGTCGTGGTGACTGCCAAGAATAAAAAGGGTGAAGAAGTGAGCTTTGAGAGTGAATACTGCCTCGTAGCTGTTGGTCGCAAACCCTTCACAGATAGCTTGGGCCTCGATAAGATCAGCCTGCAAACCGATGAGCGAGGCAGACTCCCCGTCAACGACCAGCTGCAGACCGCCGTGCCCGGAGTTTATGGGATTGGTGACGTCATCCGTGGAGCAATGCTGGCACACAAAGCAGAGGAAGAAGGAGTGTTCGCCGCAGAAGTCATTGCTGGACAGCATCCCCACATGAACTATCGAGCAATTCCCAGCGTGCTCTATACCTGGCCAGAAGCCGCAGGTGTTGGCTACACAGAGCAGGAGTTACAGGAGGCTGGGCGAAGCTTCAAAATTGGTTCCTTCCCATTCAAAGCCTTGGGACGTGCCCGGGCAGCGATGGAAACTGATGGGTTGGTCAAGGTGATTGCTGATCAGGAAACCGATGAAGTGCTAGGTATCCACATGGTTGGAGCCCGGATCGCAGACCTGATTGCAGAGGCTGTCGTAGCTTTTGAATATCGTTGCAGCGCTGAGGATATTGCAAGAATGTCCCACGCTCACCCAACTTTTGCAGAAGCAATCAAGGAAGCTGCACTGGATGCTACAGACAAGCGAGCGATCCATATCTAATTGATTATCCAGACGATCTTTTTGGTCGTCTTCCCCCTTTGTCAAGAGTGCCGGTTCAAGGAGGCCAAATGCTGCTGCGCCAACGAGCCTTTGTCGTGTTCTGTGCCAGTTACCTGCTGACCCATAGTTGGGCCATTGCACAAGAAAATGAGCAAAGTGAAAAAGCTCTGTCGGAGACCCAGAATGCACTACAGCAGGTTGAAGATGTGCTCCAGCGTACTGAATCCACAGTACAGGAGGCAGAAACCCAGGCTGCATCTGTAAAGTCTGAACAGCCAGAAACTGCAGCTACTGAAGAGGCCACCATTGATCCTGTTGAACTGGCTCGTGATTGGAAAAAAATCTTTGATCAGGCGATGCAGGAATATGAATTCGGGGAACTGGAAAATAGCCTGAACAAGGTTCTACAAGCTCGTGAGTTGGCA
This window contains:
- a CDS encoding flagellar assembly protein T N-terminal domain-containing protein, which translates into the protein MRYLILLLIVTLCTNFTALAREITVTGVATIYDENIGGARTQALKNAQREAVEQGVGAYVDATTLTQNFEVIRDEIFSASQGFIREFQVLREGRSSGGSAYEVVIRADVQDSRIVDTLTALRVLHQKMGNKRVMIVYAPTDPNALPRDIGPVSTTLSVIRDEFNRMGFRVFNEQAMEEVYRTIEQAALVDRPVDNLIALALDQQAEILVRFELVGGKRDQRGGVFYATKATVRLSVYDANTGRQIADVVTYGKELSANRPGSYDWFNMLGKAGTRAGKDAAQEAIDRVLSYYQSIGDIGNAYLLVFRNYSIEEEDMILDYLENTPGYQQLSELKNTNRYIEIELFSSEDKSRLRRQMRRDLQEKNIPLVAQEATGNRIVFLNPRAPAIEEVAAPEQLEVPQ
- a CDS encoding amidohydrolase, with product MKLLIRQTTLVTVNEKDEVLEQADLAIVDDKIAAIGEIPEGFVPDRILEGQDRIVLPGLINSHTHLSMTLMRNYADDLDFWPWLMERIKPLEDHLALEDVRIGARLGLAELIRGGTTCFHDMYFHMDQVAEEVEAAGLRACLCETLFDNAGQGEQILRDAVDLHRNWDGQAEGRIRVAIAPHSIYLCSPGYLREILQESLRLQCGWHTHLCETEQEVENCRQQHGKTPVQLLADLDCFEVPVVAAHGIYVDEQDQRLLREGKVSIAHNPSSNLKLANGIAPIQSLMHQGVNVCLGTDGAASNNNLNLFEEMHLAALLQKWRNHDAKALPASEVLRMATIRGAQALGLDHQIGSLEVGKQADLIMINTSQPHLAPRHDPIALLVYSAQASDVCTVMVNGKILLEDHVLQTLDQSSLLEQASQQTQQLLQRAQAHKPKSTLL
- a CDS encoding prepilin-type N-terminal cleavage/methylation domain-containing protein, with translation MPIRGRYLAYGAHHPKGFSLIEVMIVVAISGILATLAYPSLEGYLQRAKQSEVKTNLAAIHTAEKLYHASNGSYTDDFAALGVGIADDAIYSYGITATASTFTATATANLDDDATEDTWTINQDKQLVQTTDDLTD
- a CDS encoding adenosylhomocysteinase; the encoded protein is MQSNIISSPELASQGYQKIEWVRRNMPILNQLEDQFAQERPFAGKRVTVCIHLEAKTAYLALVLRAGGATVSVTGSNPESTKDDVVAALAAEGLHVYARHGASPEEMRRYMSIALELQPHVVIDDGGDLVELLHESQRQHGEQMLGACEETTSGVLRARARAKAGQLRFPVMLVNDARCKYLFDNVHGTGQSAWDAVMRSTNLVLAGKTVVIIGYGWCGKGCALRAQGLGANVVVCEIDPVKAADAMMNGCRVLPLREACPIADVVLTVTGGRHALRREHFSLLKNNVLLANAGHFWEEIDVESLAEMSTERRELRTNIEGFHLSNGNWLNLLGGGNIVNIACGDGHPAEIMDTSFALQALSARYVVQQSGRLAIDCHPVPTEIDEQVARLKLKAAGVSIDTLTQEQQDYLANWQV
- the lpdA gene encoding dihydrolipoyl dehydrogenase, which encodes MSQFDVVVIGAGPGGYVAAIRSSQLGLKTALIEKSPTLGGTCLNVGCIPSKALLDSTEHYYNAKNHFATHGIDVSGLSLNWDNMKKRKDEVVSQTCDGVMYLMNKNQIEVYQGHGSFVNANTIQVRKADGSTENIQTKNTIIATGSEPSSLPNVPIDGKRIITSTEALSLSSVPETMLVIGGGIIGLEMGSVYARMGTQVAVIEFMDRLIPTMDLSLGKEMQRILRKLGIKFHLSHAVQQAVASDDKVVVTAKNKKGEEVSFESEYCLVAVGRKPFTDSLGLDKISLQTDERGRLPVNDQLQTAVPGVYGIGDVIRGAMLAHKAEEEGVFAAEVIAGQHPHMNYRAIPSVLYTWPEAAGVGYTEQELQEAGRSFKIGSFPFKALGRARAAMETDGLVKVIADQETDEVLGIHMVGARIADLIAEAVVAFEYRCSAEDIARMSHAHPTFAEAIKEAALDATDKRAIHI
- a CDS encoding NADH-quinone oxidoreductase subunit N, with product MPNFISLVDLLPLIPELILFLTLVVAMLADLFVPSNRRNDVLVSVSLGGIVLTMLAELQLYGAGYTGFYGTVVADNFSILLELVYLLIGLMTILLSRHYITENEMNFGEYYILLLSALIGMMLMSSSLELLVIFIGLEIMSISSYILVGMKRKVPESGEAALKYLLLGAFSTGFLLYGISLLYGATGSTYLPDMLQQLRLGAVETPLALAGIALLTIGLSFKVAIVPFHMWTPDVYSGAPTPVTGFMSAAAKAAGFAIMIRILLVGIPLEQVEGWETILGWLAMLTMTIGNLVALQQQNVKRMLAYSSIAHAGYMMVAIAVGTTAAIGSVLFYVLAYAVVSTGAFGILAIRNRGRILETYEDLHGYARTNPMLALGMSLMMLSLIGLPLTGGFVGKLRIFGAALEADWILLTVVAVLNSALSVYYYLQVIACMYLKAGEETSTVVETPPRLASFGVGLTVFATLYLGIFPDEFLLLINESVRSLL